GGTCTGAGGCTTTTCGGGACCAGGATGCCGACTTCTACGTCCTGCTCGTTGACTTTCTTGTATGAGGTACGGTAGACGTCAAAGCTGTCAAAGCGTGTTTCTGGCGTTGTGCTGTCAAAGGGGGCCATGGTGGTGAGGTATAGGATGGGGATATTCTTTCAGAGCAGCTTGTGTTTAATGGGCACGCAGAGTGTTATGTCACAGCAGGAAATGAGTTTGTGGATCGTCGTACAGTAGTGCGTCTTCCTCCGAGTGGCTTCAGGGAGGTGACACGTCACGGACTGTTTGCAATTGTCGAGGTTAGTGATAGAGACGCGGGGTAAGGGTATCAGGAAGCTTCAGAAGCGAGGGTACAGTGTTTGTCAGCAAATTTGAAGCGTTATCGTACAAGGTAATCGTCGCGCCTACACTACATGAAATATACCTTCTGTAGTCCTAGATGGAGGTAACAACTGATTTGGCTGCATCTTCCGCTTGGTATTTCCTCAATTCAATTGGTCTTCTTTGGTATCTGAACTTACTTGAAGTCTTTCTCAGACAGCGAGTCTTCTGCCTGCTGTATTCTCTCCCAAGCCTCACTCCACTTCTCCCACTCACCTTCGGGCAGCTTGCCCTTAATTGGCAGCCTTCCACCCTCCAATGTGCCATAGCCAGTGACACGCTTAACGGCCTCCTTGATACCTACAATGCCGTACTTGCCAATGTATTCCTCCGTTGTGCTGACAATGTACTGCAGCTTCTTGATCTTCTCCAGGTTCTCGTTGCTAATCGGCCGGGCTTCGGCAAGCTTGTATAGTGAACAGACGGTCTTGGGGTAGATAGCCGCCAGACCGTCAATGACACCAGCCGCATCGAAGATGACGATGGGACCGAGTTGCTGTCCCAACCCGCTGTACACCTTGAACTTGCTGTGGTCGATCTTGGGGTCGAGCGAGACCTGGTTGTGCCACGATACAACAGCATGAGACATCTTGCAGCCGACGATGTTGGGGTGCTGGGCGAGAATGCGGTACGTCTCTGG
The window above is part of the Ascochyta rabiei chromosome 1, complete sequence genome. Proteins encoded here:
- a CDS encoding 2-keto-3-deoxy-L-rhamnonate aldolase, whose amino-acid sequence is MTSASTSPPNGVFVPVPTFFKAAAESKTLQATVDVQTQAEHSVFLAKNGVRGLVLLGSTGEAIHMNRQERIDLISGVRKGLNDAGFPDYPIMAGTLINSVDETLEQLEDYKKAGAQWGLVLAPGYFGAAASQEGIREWYTVVADASPLPILIYNYPGVTNGVMVTPETYRILAQHPNIVGCKMSHAVVSWHNQVSLDPKIDHSKFKVYSGLGQQLGPIVIFDAAGVIDGLAAIYPKTVCSLYKLAEARPISNENLEKIKKLQYIVSTTEEYIGKYGIVGIKEAVKRVTGYGTLEGGRLPIKGKLPEGEWEKWSEAWERIQQAEDSLSEKDFK